One genomic segment of Thermodesulfobacterium sp. TA1 includes these proteins:
- the csm3 gene encoding type III-A CRISPR-associated RAMP protein Csm3 — protein sequence MEKTLQLQKIYQIKGKIKLLTGLHIGSGNTEMHIGGVDNLVVKNPLTNEPYIPGSSLKGKIRSLLEYYLGLPTYSENVDPNSGGITSHKLLNNNSIPNEIKEKATLILKLFGLSGSGEDVLKKIGPTRVAFADCFFTEDFKKKITNECLPFTEIKAENRINRITGTAEHPRFIERVPAGAEFDFQITLKIYNTEDEKLLEALLKGLKLLELDYLGGCGSRGYGRIKFEFEDEKIKEKFDKIQLFT from the coding sequence ATGGAAAAAACACTTCAACTTCAAAAAATTTATCAAATTAAAGGTAAAATTAAACTTTTAACCGGTTTGCACATCGGTTCAGGTAATACTGAAATGCATATCGGTGGGGTTGATAACTTAGTAGTTAAAAATCCCCTCACAAACGAGCCCTATATACCTGGGTCAAGCTTAAAAGGAAAAATTAGAAGTTTACTTGAATATTATCTTGGACTTCCTACTTATTCTGAAAATGTCGATCCTAATAGTGGTGGTATAACCTCTCATAAACTCTTAAACAATAATTCCATCCCAAACGAAATTAAAGAAAAAGCAACGCTCATTTTAAAACTTTTTGGGCTTTCAGGTTCAGGAGAAGATGTTCTTAAAAAGATAGGTCCAACAAGGGTTGCCTTTGCTGATTGTTTCTTCACCGAAGATTTTAAGAAAAAAATTACCAATGAATGTTTACCGTTTACAGAAATAAAAGCCGAAAACCGTATAAACAGAATAACCGGAACCGCAGAACATCCTCGTTTTATAGAAAGAGTGCCTGCTGGAGCAGAGTTTGATTTTCAGATTACTTTAAAGATCTATAATACAGAGGATGAAAAACTTCTTGAGGCTCTATTAAAAGGGTTGAAACTTCTTGAACTTGATTACCTTGGTGGTTGTGGCTCAAGAGGATATGGGAGAATAAAATTTGAGTTTGAAGATGAAAAAATAAAAGAAAAATTCGATAAAATTCAACTTTTTACTTAA
- the csm5 gene encoding type III-A CRISPR-associated RAMP protein Csm5: protein MEKYKITIEVLSPIHIGCDEVFSPLEFVIDSQKQILIKFNLFDLLEKLSPEERTELNKISNKKDVSALVDLYKFYAYRIKDRVKRLSNIKQYAIPSELAKRYEEVLKLPQKDIIQNFNNFEIPRTYFNPYTDQPIIPGSSLKGTLRTGYLEALLRQKIEEKSIKDLAQKISQINVNTRPKEINGLFNELEKNLLKYNNPSEDPFGSLKISDLNLKNPIDTKILYKVNVSKEKGEPKGRLTLPIEVIPPGAYFEGTMEITQATNRDKINFDELKNSIHKHFISILEKEYKLHKNLNFKMFVLNPFHKTQIKEKKAVFIKLGKHSGAEAMTIEGIRKILIKKAGGRKEYSTSPTTIWLASERKQDISNAMPFGWAILYFEKIV from the coding sequence ATGGAAAAATATAAAATAACCATCGAAGTTTTAAGCCCTATTCATATAGGATGTGATGAAGTATTTTCTCCTCTTGAATTTGTAATAGACAGCCAGAAACAAATTTTAATAAAGTTTAATCTTTTCGACTTATTAGAAAAGTTATCTCCAGAAGAAAGGACTGAGCTTAACAAAATCTCAAACAAAAAAGATGTATCTGCTTTAGTGGATTTATATAAATTTTATGCCTATCGGATAAAAGATAGAGTTAAAAGACTCTCTAACATTAAACAATATGCTATACCTTCTGAGCTTGCTAAAAGATATGAAGAAGTCTTAAAATTACCTCAAAAAGATATTATTCAAAATTTTAACAATTTTGAAATCCCAAGAACTTATTTTAACCCTTACACAGACCAACCTATAATACCAGGAAGCTCCCTCAAAGGCACTTTAAGAACAGGTTATTTAGAGGCTTTACTAAGACAAAAGATAGAAGAAAAAAGCATAAAAGATTTAGCCCAAAAGATATCCCAGATCAACGTAAACACTCGTCCTAAAGAAATAAACGGATTATTCAATGAATTAGAAAAAAATTTGTTAAAATATAACAACCCTTCAGAAGACCCCTTTGGGTCGTTAAAAATTTCTGACTTAAATCTTAAAAACCCGATAGATACTAAAATTTTATATAAAGTAAACGTTAGTAAAGAAAAAGGAGAACCTAAGGGGAGACTTACCCTTCCTATAGAGGTTATTCCTCCAGGGGCTTATTTTGAAGGCACTATGGAAATAACACAAGCTACAAATAGAGATAAAATTAATTTTGATGAACTTAAAAACAGTATACATAAACATTTTATATCTATCTTAGAAAAAGAGTATAAGCTTCATAAAAACTTAAACTTTAAAATGTTTGTGTTAAACCCTTTTCATAAAACCCAAATTAAAGAAAAGAAAGCTGTTTTTATCAAACTTGGTAAACATTCCGGTGCAGAGGCTATGACCATAGAGGGTATAAGAAAAATCCTAATCAAAAAAGCTGGAGGGAGAAAAGAATATAGCACATCACCAACGACCATCTGGCTTGCAAGTGAAAGAAAACAAGATATATCAAATGCTATGCCCTTTGGATGGGCTATTCTTTATTTTGAGAAGATTGTATGA
- the cas6 gene encoding CRISPR system precrRNA processing endoribonuclease RAMP protein Cas6: MIVEIPYKILNLDCEPEDELYLPSFKGSSFRGVIGRTLRKALCVLKTYKDCRQCPLYLNCYYAYIFETIPNPEKPLPFNLHKYPSIPHPFVIKPPEEKKTLYKKGETFSIKIVLIGKATAYEPHFILAMRLAGEHGIGKGNRKFFITNYSSTGIFKQSITFDLNSNHPSISELTLQLLTPLRLIYGKKLVKNLEFHHIIRALLRRITILYYFHVSENIPEIPVKGLINLAEKIKTVQSNLKWFDWERYSYRQNRRMVLGGLIGDITFAGELSPFYTLLKAGEIFHAGKNTSFGLGKYKILTSGE; the protein is encoded by the coding sequence ATGATAGTAGAAATACCCTATAAAATTTTAAACCTTGACTGTGAGCCGGAAGATGAACTTTATTTACCCTCTTTTAAAGGGTCCTCTTTTAGAGGGGTTATAGGAAGGACTTTAAGAAAAGCTCTTTGTGTGTTAAAAACCTACAAAGATTGTCGTCAATGTCCTCTTTATCTAAATTGCTACTATGCCTATATTTTTGAAACCATACCTAATCCTGAGAAGCCTCTACCTTTTAATTTGCACAAATATCCTTCTATACCTCATCCCTTTGTTATAAAACCACCAGAAGAAAAAAAAACTTTATACAAAAAAGGCGAAACCTTTTCTATTAAAATCGTTCTAATTGGAAAGGCTACAGCTTACGAACCTCATTTTATTCTTGCTATGCGTTTAGCAGGAGAACATGGAATAGGAAAAGGCAATAGGAAATTTTTTATTACTAACTATTCCTCTACGGGTATCTTTAAACAGTCTATAACCTTTGACCTTAACAGTAACCATCCGTCTATTTCTGAGCTTACTTTGCAACTTCTTACACCTTTAAGACTAATCTACGGAAAAAAATTGGTAAAAAACTTAGAATTTCATCATATTATAAGAGCGCTTTTAAGAAGGATTACCATTTTATACTATTTTCATGTTTCTGAAAACATACCAGAGATACCGGTTAAAGGGTTAATAAATCTTGCGGAAAAGATAAAAACAGTTCAATCAAACCTTAAATGGTTTGATTGGGAGCGATATTCTTATAGACAGAACCGTAGGATGGTTCTCGGGGGCCTAATAGGAGATATAACCTTTGCTGGAGAACTTAGCCCTTTTTATACCTTGCTTAAGGCAGGGGAGATATTCCATGCAGGTAAAAATACCTCCTTTGGGCTTGGAAAATATAAAATCCTAACCTCAGGAGAGTAG
- the csx1 gene encoding CRISPR-associated CARF protein Csx1, with translation MKLIYQIGRLDAKSFENINFFYKDKEYSAQLSSFVLKEHFEENKEKSKVILIYPVSLLINKSFLNNTQFPEVLKNTINNILTNPENYFVNPRKYFMEHPHSKIADDFIIIHSIGQYEGINFFATLEDLILEIFIDLVSRYQKEPFSELYLDISSGHNIYVSALLEAGRLFFTFYKLQNFHSKNDDLQVYITFSDPILPPYDRKFMIREKFPLKVKAFFHYPETPHNNSLNDGYGAFAKLLTGEAKELRKKKNLLNELFSYGYFFYSAIKNNTPLVLYTWEYHPEEKIEEGISVISTLVKDRLTANYQTTPNLDFNLFSSAFLMLSLYKGIVRVLQTYNIFKKEEVSLTEIKSKFLGNDSLYRCFGLIQNIPYLSHEINNTFEKEPERGGINHLITEDYKLLREFIKGESDKINDRNFLAHCGFERNCVYVRKNEETLFIKYNKTELQKIEEILIKN, from the coding sequence ATGAAGCTAATTTATCAGATAGGAAGGCTTGATGCAAAAAGTTTTGAAAACATTAATTTTTTTTATAAAGATAAAGAATATTCTGCTCAGCTTAGCTCTTTTGTTTTAAAAGAACATTTTGAAGAAAATAAAGAAAAATCTAAGGTAATTCTTATTTATCCAGTAAGTCTTTTAATAAACAAATCTTTTCTTAACAATACCCAATTTCCTGAGGTTTTAAAAAATACAATAAACAATATTTTAACTAACCCAGAAAATTATTTCGTAAATCCTCGTAAATACTTTATGGAACATCCTCATTCAAAAATAGCTGATGATTTTATAATAATTCACAGCATAGGACAATATGAAGGGATTAACTTTTTCGCCACTTTAGAAGACCTTATCCTTGAAATTTTTATAGACTTGGTTTCTCGCTATCAAAAAGAGCCTTTTTCAGAGCTTTACCTTGATATTTCAAGCGGACATAATATATATGTTTCAGCCCTTCTTGAAGCAGGGAGATTATTTTTCACCTTTTACAAACTCCAGAACTTTCATTCTAAGAACGACGATCTTCAAGTTTATATAACTTTCTCTGACCCGATTTTACCTCCATATGATAGAAAGTTTATGATTCGCGAAAAATTCCCTTTAAAGGTAAAAGCGTTTTTCCATTATCCAGAAACTCCTCATAATAACAGCCTTAATGATGGATACGGTGCTTTTGCTAAACTTTTGACCGGAGAAGCTAAAGAATTACGAAAAAAGAAAAATTTATTAAACGAACTTTTTTCTTATGGTTATTTCTTTTACTCAGCTATCAAAAACAATACCCCACTTGTACTCTATACCTGGGAATACCATCCAGAAGAAAAAATTGAAGAAGGTATCTCTGTTATATCAACTTTAGTAAAAGACCGATTGACTGCAAACTACCAAACGACACCAAACTTAGATTTCAACCTATTTAGTAGTGCTTTTCTTATGTTATCTCTTTATAAAGGAATAGTTAGAGTTTTACAAACTTATAACATTTTTAAAAAAGAAGAAGTTTCCCTTACCGAAATTAAAAGTAAGTTTTTAGGTAATGATAGCCTTTATCGATGCTTTGGATTAATTCAAAACATCCCATATCTCTCTCATGAAATAAACAATACCTTTGAAAAGGAACCGGAAAGAGGAGGAATAAACCACTTGATTACCGAAGACTACAAACTCCTGCGAGAATTTATTAAAGGAGAAAGCGACAAAATAAACGACCGCAATTTTCTTGCTCATTGCGGTTTTGAAAGAAATTGTGTTTATGTCAGAAAAAATGAAGAAACCCTATTTATAAAATATAATAAAACGGAACTGCAAAAGATAGAAGAAATTTTAATTAAAAATTAG
- a CDS encoding complement resistance protein TraT, with product MRNRGFSKFISLLLILFFIFQLTGCATIPEAIEYRNLYTNYKMSDTIFLDVTKKLQYRNVFVDVRNTSQLQEVDTNVLKEAIAQNLASKGYNVVNDPAQADYILQTNVLYFDYYRKTAAKDGATSGALAGAVAGGLAGGRDVDALILAAIGAGVGYVGGALIGSAIKIETFAGVVDIQIMERTDKPVVGKVVTNASQGTSTVITTEQEYKKNYQIYRTKLAVTATQTNLKRDEAAREVTRMLALQIAGIF from the coding sequence ATGAGAAACAGAGGTTTTTCTAAATTTATCAGTCTTTTGTTAATCTTATTCTTTATTTTTCAACTTACAGGTTGTGCAACCATTCCTGAAGCTATTGAGTATCGCAACCTTTACACCAACTACAAAATGAGCGATACCATTTTTCTTGACGTAACAAAAAAATTGCAGTACAGGAATGTTTTTGTTGACGTAAGAAATACTTCTCAACTACAGGAAGTCGATACTAATGTTTTAAAAGAAGCTATTGCTCAAAACTTAGCAAGCAAGGGATATAATGTAGTAAACGATCCTGCTCAAGCAGATTATATCCTCCAGACAAACGTGCTTTACTTTGACTATTACAGGAAAACAGCGGCAAAAGATGGGGCAACCAGTGGTGCTTTGGCAGGTGCTGTTGCAGGAGGTCTTGCTGGAGGAAGGGATGTTGATGCGTTAATCCTTGCTGCTATTGGTGCAGGTGTTGGTTATGTTGGAGGTGCTTTGATCGGTTCTGCGATAAAGATTGAAACCTTTGCAGGAGTAGTAGACATTCAAATAATGGAAAGGACAGATAAACCAGTTGTAGGTAAAGTCGTAACCAATGCTTCTCAAGGAACTTCTACGGTTATTACTACAGAACAAGAGTATAAGAAAAACTATCAGATTTACAGAACAAAACTTGCCGTAACGGCTACTCAAACTAACTTAAAAAGGGACGAGGCTGCAAGAGAAGTAACGAGAATGCTTGCATTGCAAATAGCAGGAATTTTCTAA
- a CDS encoding DUF996 domain-containing protein has translation MEKRLSNAKILGVISSILLALTAFLPEVEIILWIVGSVLLLISLNIMSDIFNDKRLFKNILKSFVIILAGITLALLVLLIAGVITGTSLSSLFTELMEISLEEKPTINNIPIIFIIVLYLSYLYSSYYFKKAMDLLYEYTKIKLFRYGGLLYFISAILFVVVFLSTLADLIAFVLIAIGFFTIPEDITSKSLSEKT, from the coding sequence ATGGAAAAAAGGCTTTCTAATGCAAAAATACTTGGTGTTATTAGTTCTATACTTTTAGCGTTAACAGCCTTTTTGCCTGAAGTTGAGATAATTTTATGGATTGTTGGTTCTGTGCTTTTACTAATTTCTTTAAATATAATGTCAGATATTTTCAATGATAAACGCCTTTTTAAAAATATTTTAAAATCCTTTGTAATAATACTTGCAGGGATAACATTAGCGCTATTGGTTTTATTAATCGCAGGGGTCATCACAGGGACATCTCTGTCATCTTTGTTTACTGAGTTAATGGAAATTTCTTTGGAAGAAAAGCCTACTATAAATAACATACCGATAATTTTTATAATAGTTTTATATCTTTCTTATCTTTATAGTTCATATTACTTTAAAAAGGCAATGGATTTACTTTATGAATATACTAAGATAAAACTGTTTCGGTATGGTGGGCTTCTTTATTTTATTAGTGCAATTTTATTTGTTGTAGTTTTTCTTAGTACTTTAGCTGATTTAATAGCTTTTGTATTGATTGCCATCGGTTTCTTTACAATACCTGAAGACATAACTTCAAAATCCTTGTCGGAAAAAACCTAA